In Meles meles chromosome 2, mMelMel3.1 paternal haplotype, whole genome shotgun sequence, the sequence CTTGGACAAGCCTGACCACTGCGTGTCTTGGGCTGTAGAGCTGAGGGCAAGAAGGTCTAAAGTGCCAGGCCATCAACAGAGGCTAGCTGGCAGGATTATCTGGAGGCATTATCCAATTAAGGTGAGGAGAAAAAAGGTGGgattcattttgtaaaaattaaactGTTTTAAGGAGCGGAGAGGTGATAGGTGCATCGTGGTGAAAAGGAAAATTGCCTAAATCAGAGGCAAGGAGAAGTGAAAAGAGGTCAAGTTTAATGGCGGACCCATTTTTGATGAATAGATTGCAGATGCACAGGAATTTATAGATATTATATAGGGTATCTCCATTGAAATTGATTTTTTCCATGATGGCAGAGCCCTTTACCCTCTTAGTTCATTTGTGTTCCTGCAGTGTAACGATGACTTTGTTAAAGTGTGCCCTTCCTGAAGTTTGTCTGCTGAGGACATACAGCCTAGAGTGACCACAACAGAGTCACAGAATATGACTGGTGAAGTAATGTCTGGTAGAAAGTGCCCTAGTGGGGAGGTGTGTGCCAGGTTAGTATCCCATATAGTTCACTTCCTATGAGGAAGATTCCCTGTAAAGCCACATGGAGAGTAGGATCTCTGGGAGAGCGGTGTGTGGGATAGAAACCATTCCAGTAAAGCAGTGTGTTCCAAAGAGCAGCGTCCCCGAGTAGGGAGGAGTCTGAGTTGGAAGTACTCCCCAGTAGAGCAGTGTGTGGAGCAACAGGTACGCCAACGGGGTGTGCGGAGCAGGAGGTGTATTTGGTAGAGCGGTGAGTGAAGCAGGTCTCCCAGGGGAGCACTGCACGGTCCGGAAGTGTGCCCGGGTGCGCAGTGGCTGCTGGGAAGGGTCCCGTATCTTGGGTAGAGCGCGGTCTTGGTAGGGAGTGTTGTGCAGAGGGCAGGGTGTGGGGTACAAGGATCCCAGGTAAAGCAGAACATGGAGACAGTATCCTGGGTAGCATGAATTGTGTGCTGTCCTCCTCAGAGCAGTGTGTGGTGAAGTTTCCGCGTAAAGCAGTTTGTGGAGTACGAAGAGTAGGATGTAGCCTCAGGTGAGCAGCTTGTGGACGGGGAAGTATTCCTGGGAGCAAAGCGTGGAGAAGGAAGTAGCATTGGCAGAGTGTGGAGTAGGAAGTGTTCTGGGTGGAGTCAGAAGAGTAGACCGGGTTCCTCCTAGGGTGGTATGTGGAGTAGGAGGTGTCCCGGTCGATAAATGTGTAAACGGCATTTTAGTAAAATAGCGTTATGAGGTGCAAGGTAACCTTGGTAGAGCAGCGTGTGGGGGACAGCGGGTCACCGGGAGAGCAGGGTGTGGAGGAGGGGTCCCCCATAGAGCCGGCTGGCTTTAGGAGGTGTGCAGAGAGAGCAGTGCATGGGGCAGGAAGGAAACCTTGGGAGATCGGGGAGGATGCATTAGGGAGGCTGCCCTTGACTCCTCGTTGGTATAAAAATCACCTTgtgaaaaatgcagattccccCTCCCCTGGGATTCTGAGTCTGCAAATCTGGGTTAGGATCCAGGAATGGGCATTCATCACCCACACCAGGAACTGATACCGAGGTTGAGAAAAACTGATTGAGGGTCTACTGGACCGCAGAGGGCCTTCGTGGGGTCCTGGTTGGATGTGGATGCCGGGTGGATTCCAGGAGGAATAGTCCCAAAAGCGATGGTGAAGGGCACAGAATTGAATTGCAGCCTCCCCCTCCCAGAGCAGATTGCTGTCAGCGAGGAGGTGACGTGAGGCTAGAACATCAGGTGTCAGGGACAGAAGGGAACGGGAGCCTCCTGGTTCCAAGGTGATGGGTGGGAGAGTCTGTCGTGCTACCCTCAGTGACCTCAGGGAGAGAGCATCTTATAATACcgttaatatttgtttattccttACTTTCTCTCCCCTCTGGCCGTTAAGTTTATAAAAACAGTCATGGGTGCATGGGCCTTTATTGTAAAAGATGCTAGACTATGCTGTCCAGTACAGAAGATACTGGCTATGTGTGGTtattgaaaatgaattaaaaattgaGTTCCTTAGCTGCACAAGCCCCATTTCAAGAGCTCGGCAGCCACCTGTGGCCTGTGGCTAGCATATAGGACAGCACAGGTGCAGGAAGAGTCCATCAGCAGAATTCTGTTGCACAGCACTGCTCTAAGGAGTAGAGGAGGATCCAGTGAAGGGCAGCCTAGGGGGTGGGGAAGTCTGATCACAGGTTGGGGACATAGGGTCCCCATCATGGGATGGGTTGTAAGTGCATACGTGTCATTTGGGAGATCCAAAATTTAAGCCTTTGCCCTTGGCCCTTCCCTTCTCCAGACTTCTACCTCTTCCAGCCCATAGGGTAATCGAGTATTATCCACACATTGTGTTTCAGTTTTCCTCTGCTTTTAATTGCTTCTTGGTTATGGGACTATCTACAAAAACATTTTCTGCAGAACAGTTCTCTATTTCATATGTGTTGGTCCATAATCACAGAACCGTGTCACCATAGGTATATTTTGCAGTGAATGTATTTGCATaatgttttctccatttctcttgaTAATACTCTTTCCTATTTTGCCAATAAGAGTTCAGGGTGAGAAAGAATTGAGCTGTTTATTTCTAGTCATTTATTATGAAACAGTTTCCCTTCCTATTTTCCCTTTTCATACCTGACTTTTGAACCAAGCAAAACTAGAAGGGTTTACAGTTTGGGAGGACTGCTGTGTTTTTACCACAAGTCAAAcagcaaattaataaaattcaactttttttttttttttaaaggtgaggaaCAAAATGTGACAGAAACGGACGCCTTCCGAAAGAGGTAAAAATGTGCACTTTCGTAATGAAGGCCTCTTCCTTTGCTGACCGTGATCAGTCTACAAGAAGCAAGAAGGGCACCTGGGAGCAAGTAGAGCCAAGAACGGCGAGTGTTAGTGTTGGGTCTGGGGGCTGGTCGACCTGTGCGTTGGCTGCTGCCTCTGGTCATTTCAGGACCTACGGTGATGTTCAAAATATCTAGTAACTGGTGTGGCACGGGCACTGGAACCAGAGCTGGGGCCTATGCATGCTGTTGTCCCTGGTTCCTGGATCGTGGAGATAAGATGTTCCTGGAAGGACTGGGGGTCAGGGTGCTGAGGATGGCCGCTGTTTACCCATCAGTACAGAAACACTTCAGGGTTTTCCTTACCAGAATGGTGGTGAGGCTTGCCCAGTGCACACCAGAAGCATGTCAGCCCAGCAGGGGAGGCGCAGACAGCAGACCTCTGTCTACCCTCCACATTGATATTGGGCTTGGAGGAGCTCATTATTTAATATGACTTAAAGTgattattgtttaaatttttccCTAACAGTGAAATATTTGATCCGGCAGAAAAGTACAAAATGGACCACAAGAGGAGAGGAACTGCTTTAATCTTCAACCATGAGAGGTTCTTCTGGCATTTGATGTTGCCAGAACGGCGGGGCACCAATGCAGACAGAGACAATCTTACACGCAGGTACTGGTTTTATCTATGTGTCGGGGGACAGGATATTTAAGTGATACTTACCAAAACTTGTCCACACTGAGGAAATTACTGAGCAAGAGTCCCTGAGGCTCTGCCTCATGTAGGCACAAGTCCCTTGAGAACTTGCCTGAATTTCCTTCCTCACCTTGTTCTGTTAAATGTTAATGGGCTCTGCATCGTTACATAGTTGCACAGCAGACGGCAACATTCTGACTTGAATCAGTTATGAGTAAATCCTTCCCAACTGAGGGTGCTCAAGGAAAACCATCATTGTCGTAGTTCATTcatatttcactttttctttcctcctgaaGATCAATCTGTAGGTCATAAAAACTTGTATAGATGTGTTCCAAGTAAAAGCAGGTATCCGACCACTGTGAATAGCTCCTCTGCTAATACCCAGTTTATCACCAGGTTTTCAGAACTAGGATTTGAAGTGAAATGCTTTAATGATCTTAAAGCAGAAGAACTACTGCTCAGAATTCATGAGGGTAAGTAGTTTTCCTATTTATCTTCTGGGGGAATGGAGTATCCTATCTATAAAGGCATCCAGATAATTAACTGTGTTGTTAAATTCTTACCAACTAATTTAGCGTGGGTTACAGGTTTGGTGTGCCTCTCTGCTTGGATGTTACCCACCAGATTTGAGACTCTTgcagagtattatgcctccaaagTTTATGTTTAGCATCCACTCATTACAGTCTGTTATTctagaaatgaaggaaatgacCTTCTCATTTGGCAATTAAAAGTCAATGCAAACACTACAGATGCTGGGCTGTCATGTTTCAGCTGACTCCTTCCATACCCAAGTGTTTTATTGGCTTCAAaatattgtggattttttttaaattgtggattTACATATACTATCTCTAAACTTCTGTATCACTGCACAGTAGGTAATCTAACTTACGTTTATCATAATTACTGCATGCCATGGATTTTCAAGTTATTTGCAATGGACTATTacagtatttatgtatttaaactgcagggctttttatttttttttaaattttatttatttatttgacagacagagatcacaagcaggcagagagagagaagaaagcaggcttcccgcggagcagagagcccgatgtggggctcgatcccaggaccctgggatcatgacctgagccgaaggcagaggctttaacccactgagccacccaggcaccacacagggctttttaaaaattgagtgtaatggggcgcctgggtggctcagtgggttaaagcctctgccttcggctcaggtcatgatcccagggtcctgggatcaagccccgcatcgggctctctgctcagcaagcagcctgctttcctttctctctgcctgcctctctgcctacttgtaatctctctctgtcgaataaacatttaaaaattaaaaaaaaataaaaaagaaattaagtgtaATATATAACATCAATTTCAGGTGTATAccatgattcaatatttgtatacattgtaaaATGGTCACCTGTGTCTTCtcaccatctgtcaccgtacagaattacaaattacattttaaaaatttacgtAGCCACTTTCAGATATATAGTAGTATTATAGGCACTATGCTGCACATTGTATCTCCATGACTTATAATTGGAAGTCTGTACCCTTTCACTCACTTTACCTCACCTACCAGCAACCACCAATCTCTTCTCTATCTGtagctttggttttttttttttagattctacctgtgagatcatatggtatttgtctgtcttggatttctttctttcagcatgACGCCCTTAAAATCCACCCTTGTTATTGCAAAGgccaggatttccttttttatggatgaataatattctgttgtatgtgtgtgtctatatatccAGATACCTGTAtcccattttcttccttccttctttcactgatggacacttgggttgtttgcACATCTTAGCCTTTGTGCTTCAGGGAAATTGGGGGATGCAGGTGTTTCTTTCCAAATTAGGTTTTTCGTTTTCATCAGTAAATTCCAGAAGGGGAATTGCTGGATCagatggtatttctatttttaattttttgagacaccTCTGTACCAGACCTCTTTGACCTGCGGGTGTTCCGCTTTGCTCACCATCAGTACTGCAGATAGGGAGCGAAACTGGCGTGCTCCCTAGAGGCACAGCCACACAGAGCCATTGGCCAGAGTGTCTGTGAGGCCTTTCCAGGCCACCctcagctctctgctccgtgacATATATTTCGTTGCCACAGTCCTCCCATATGTTTTTCATGTTCATTATTCTTTGTTGCAGAAAAGCtaatgaaattcatttttaaactctCCGAATTtttagtagattttttaaaatcagagacaGTATGATATAAATTATTGTTTGATTAAAGACTAGGCTGTGTTTCATTACATCCTTTTTacagttattaaaataaattttctggagcacctaggtggctgagtgggttaaagcctctgccttaggctcaggtcatggtcccagaggcctgggattgagccccacatcaggatctctgctcagcagggagcctgcttcctcctcctctctctctctgcctgcctctccacctacttgagatctgtcaaataaataaaatcttttaaaaataaataaaattttcctccTCCATCTGTGACTTTATTCTTGTATTAGATTGAATTGTTATAGGTACATAATAaacatcttcatttctttgtgaaCTACCGACTGCCTTTATAGCGTCAACCTCTAGCCACATGGATGCCGACTGCTTTTTATGTGTTTTCCTGAGTCATGGTGAAGGCAATCACATTTACGCATATGATGCCAAAATTGAAATTCAGACATTGACTGGCTTGTTCAAAGGAGACAAATGTCAAAGCCTAGTTGGAAAACCCAAGATATTTATCATTCAGGTAAGActaattttgttttagtttttttgaagatttatttttttcatgagagacagagacagagggagaagcaggctccccgttgagcaagaagcctaatgtggggcttaatcccaggaccctgggatcatgacctgagctgaaggcagacgcttaaccatctgagccacccaggtgcccaattttgtACAGTCTTAATTGTAAAGTCCATGGTTTTGTACACATGATTATAAAGAATTAAAGCCAATTTTGAAAGTAactctccaggggcgcctgggtggctcagtgggttaaagcctctgcctttcactcaggtcatgatcccagggtcctgggatcgagccccgcatcgggctgtctgcttggcagggagcctgctttctcctctctctctctctgcctgcctctctccctacttgtgatctctgtcaaataaataaataaaatcttaaaaaaaaaaaaagtaactctcCAATAATTGGAAAGGCCCTTTTGGCTTCCCAGCCAATCAGAGTTACAATTAATAGTAATTCCCATTAGTAGTAATTCCTTCTTAACCAGGAATAAATGATAAAGATTTTTAGTTTATTAACAGACTGACATTTGAAAGGACTTAAAATAACCAATGTGCCACAGTCCAGCCTGGCGTTAGCTGGAGCTCCCCGAGGAAGGGTCTCTGGTGTTAGAGCGCTGTTTGGGGAGGCCAGTGGGCAGACTGCGGGTGAGTTCTGGTCCTAGCTTACTTCACCCTGTCACCTTTCCCCTCCACCACACTGGTATTAGGGATAAGATGTGTCTGGGCCTGAAGGATCTCATCTGGCACATCAGTAAGGAATCCGAACAGTGTTCTCATGCTGCAATTCTGTATTTCCACGAATAGCACGGGGGCATGGCCACATTCCAGCTGCCACCAAGCcttgaggggagggggcagggggggtCTCTGGGAGGTTGAGGATGATCCATGGTTTCCTGTTGGGACAGCTGCCTTGGAGTATCTGTCACACATGGGTAGAGTTATAGTTCTAGAACTTAAGACAGGCAGCCTGGGTTGGAGAAGTACATTTGAGAGTAAGGAGGAGGTGAATGGTAATGGCAGCCATGGGCGTAGATGAGTTTACCCATATCAAGTATAGCTTAAAAAGTGagtgcaaggggcgcctgggtggctcagtgggttaaaacctctgcctttcgctcaggtcatgatcccagggtccgggatcgagccccgcatcgggctccttggcggggagcctgcttcctcctctctctctctctctgcctgcctctctacttgtgatctctatctgtcaaataaataaataaaaaaaaaaaatctttaaaaaaaaaaaaaaaaaaaagtgagtgcaAAACAGAACTGAGGGACAGCAGTGAGCAGAGGAAAGATGCTAAGAGAGACAGCCCAGCGAACAGGGGAAAAATCAGGGAAAATAATGACATGATTGCTTTGTGAAAAGGGGAGTGGCTGGGGCTGTCAGAGACAACAGAATTCGAAATAACTAGCAGGCTGCTATGCAGTGAGAGCCACAAAGGAGGAAAATGTTTCGCCAGgttacttctctgtgcctccgaTTCTTCGTCTGTGAAAGGAGATAAAATAGCACCGCCTCATGATGTTGCTGGGAGGATGGGCGACCTAACAGACCAGCACACTGGAACAGTGCCCAGCACGTGCCAGCCCTCCATAAAGCCTCACTCTCCAGCTCACTGCCTCTGAGCTGGCAGGTGAGAGCAGCACATTCTAGGGGTGGTATAGCCTAGATAGGAAGACAGTGGAAAATAAGTGCTGAAAAGAGGCCTGGGAATAGGAAATAAGATTAAAATCTTCCTGTAGAAATGGAATATTAGGGATCTTCTCTTTAACTGAAACCACTCAcgacttttttctttcaaagcttATAAGTCTTGGCAGCTCTTGCCCTATTATTATTTGCACAATAAAGAAATAGATAGCTTATAACTAATTAAGCATTTCAGAATGAGAGATGCATTTAAAATGCACTGTCAGATCTTCTTAGGTCACTGTATTAAGTGTACTAGGCCCACCAGAACAAAGTAcacagcctgggtggcttaaacagaaattcattttcttacagTTCCAGAGGTTAGCAGTCTGAGATCAGGGTATCGGTTCTCCTTGCCATGGACGTGGCTGTCTTGCCTCTGTGCCTTCACAGTCTCCTCTGTGCCCTAATCTAAGACACCAGTTATGGTAGATTAAAATCATAACAGACCTCGTCTTACcgtatctccaaatacagtcacttttgagatactgagggttaggatttctatatatataaatggcGGGGGAGGGTAACAAAATTCAGCCATAATAGTCATTTAAGAGTAGAAATTAATGTCAGCCCATCTATGAGTCAGGATTAGCAGGTAAGAATTTGAGACTTCACTCTAAAGTATGAGCGAAAAGAAAAGGGCACAGTAAAAGATGTTTTCTTGGGTCACGTGGTGTCCTTTGACAATTTATGGCAGCAGCTGGGCAAGCACAACCCAGTCTGGGCATATATTGCCTGATTGAATAGAAACACTAGGCAAAGACCACAGTTTTTAAAAGGAGTGCATCTTTGGTCCTGCAGTGTGGCTGATCCATTAGAAACTTTAAAACCACAGAGGCTTTCTCCAGAGCATACCTTTCAATCAACACAACTTGATGTACAGTTGAGGATGCCAATTTTTTGAAAATCTTAATTAGAAGAAAACCTAAGTGGGGAAAACCAGTCAGCTTTGTATGCTCTGAAACTCGATGGCATGGTTTCTGACGTACCTATAAAGCGGCTTCTGTTGCTGCTGACATGATGGTGTCCGAAAGGACACACTGACTGTAAGCCTGAAGCACTGGGAAGGAGAACTTAGGTAAGACCAGAGAGTGGTTTTTCTCCTAGGCGTGTCGGGGAGACCAGCATGACGTGCCAGTCATTCCTCTGGACGTAGTGGATCATCGGACCGACGCCCCGGAGGCCAACGTCACCCAGGTGGATGCGGCCTCCGTGCACACGCTGCCGGCTGGGGCTGACTTCCTCATGTGCTACTCTGTGGCAGAAGGTGGGTGGCTGTTCACTACCAACCAGAAGTGGGCTGCAGTGATTTGATCCTGGCGCTCACAGTCTTAGAACAGATTTCTTTGATCACATGGCACAGGGTGATCTCAAGTGTAGAGTGACTTAGAGAAAAATCATTCCTGAGAACCGTGGCAGCTTAAAGTTACATTGAATATTAGCTGCCTGTTATCATGATGGTGTCATAGTGGTATTTGTGGAAAGCGTTGTTGAAAACACTTAGATGCTTGCTGTTCCTTGCTAGGGTAGCAAACTTTTTCTTTCCAGTCTCGTGTCAGAATCACTGCCTGGCTACTGTGGTCTTGGGActtttcagaaatgaaggaaactACTTAGAACTAACCCCATTTTTCtaaaactatataaatcaatCCCTTTCCCATATGACACTAGTCAACAGAGAAAAGTTTTGAAACAGGGACATATCTTAAGTCTTTAAGAATTGCtgagagaggcacctgggtggctcagtgggttaagcctctgccttcggctcaggtcatgatctcagggtcctgggatcgagccccgcatcgggctctctgctcagtggggagcctgtttctccctctctctctgcctgcctctctgcctacttgtgacctctctgtcaaataaataaataaaatattaaaaaaaaaaaagaattgctgagagggacacctgggtggctcagtgggttaagcctctgccttcggctcaggtcatgatctcagagtcctgagattgagccccacatcaggttctctgctcagcggggagcctgcttcccttcctctctctctgcttgcctctctgcctgcttgtgatttctgtcaaataaataaataaaatcttaaaaaaaattaaaaaaaaaaaattgctgagaggggcacctgggtggctcagtgggttaagcctctgccttcggctcaggtcatgatctcagagtcctgagatcgagccccacatcaggctcagcagggggcctgcttccccgacccccacctctctctgcctgcctctctgcctacttgtgatctctctctctgtcaaataaataaataaaatctttatttaaaaaaaaagaattgctgagAACTTCTGTTTCTGTAGGGGTGCATTATAAACTCGAAGTAACCAAAAGCCAAAAATACTTCAgtgtccttttccttctttttaggcTATTATTCTCATCGGGAAACTGTGAATGGCTCATGGTACATTCAAGATTTGTGTGAGATGCTGGGGAAATTCGGTTCCTCCTTGGAATTCACAGAACTCCTCACTCTGGTGAACAGGAAAGTCTCTCAGCGCCGAGTGGACTTTTGCAAAGACCCAAATGCAATTggaaagaagcaggttccctgctttGCCTCAATGCTAACTAAAAAGCTGCATTTCTTTCCGAAATCTAAATGATAGGgactattttgttttatgtatctATATTCAAAACagattttccatctttttatatgaataaatacCACTAGGTTGAAATTTATGATACAGCGATTTATAGTCTTAAAGGTTTAATGAGAACTTTAAAGAATAGTTCATATTGGTATTAGACATGGTGAAAGGGTTTTGATATATGTGAAATGAAATCCTCAGGGAATTACTATAAAAATCCACAAGGATTTGTAATACTTGATTTTTATAGTAAATCACAAGGTTACTCAAAATATCTGGCTGATTTaacttgtattttgttttttatagacgttttatagtgttttttaaaggtttttgaaaTCCAAGAATTAGttgtttttccttaataaaatatttgaaattcatattttaatttttctaattcattttcttatttaattcagAGTAGAGTTTTACTTGGTCATACAAATTCATCTACATATggatttccactttttaaaaaagatgttatttattagagaggctgggtggctcagtgggttaaactgctgccttcggctcagctcaggtcatgatccccattGTCTTGGGATCAcatcccacatccagctccctgcagggagcctgcttctccccgttTGTACTTCCTCtcactttctttcaaataaagtcttttccaaaaaaaagatttattatagaGAAATGACGAGGGGGGTGTGGAGGGGAcacatggagagggagaagcagactctccactgaggagggaacccaatatggggctcaatttca encodes:
- the PLA2G12A gene encoding group XIIA secretory phospholipase A2 isoform X2, with amino-acid sequence MGSVGAPPGAARMALLPQPALALVLLLFVPAALRCQEQAQTTDWRATLKTIRNGVHKIDTYLNAALDLLGGEDGLCQYKCNDGSKPFPRYGYKPSPPNGCGSPLFGVHLNIGIPSLTKCCNQHDRCYETCGKTKNDCDEEFQYCLSKICRDVQKTLGLAQHVQGEEQNVTETDAFRKSEIFDPAEKYKMDHKRRGTALIFNHERFFWHLMLPERRGTNADRDNLTRRFSELGFEVKCFNDLKAEELLLRIHEASTSSHMDADCFLCVFLSHGEGNHIYAYDAKIEIQTLTGLFKGDKCQSLVGKPKIFIIQACRGDQHDVPVIPLDVVDHRTDAPEANVTQVDAASVHTLPAGADFLMCYSVAEGYYSHRETVNGSWYIQDLCEMLGKFGSSLEFTELLTLVNRKVSQRRVDFCKDPNAIGKKQVPCFASMLTKKLHFFPKSK
- the PLA2G12A gene encoding group XIIA secretory phospholipase A2 isoform X3, translating into MSSGRRLRGVRPAGEEQNVTETDAFRKSEIFDPAEKYKMDHKRRGTALIFNHERFFWHLMLPERRGTNADRDNLTRRFSELGFEVKCFNDLKAEELLLRIHEASTSSHMDADCFLCVFLSHGEGNHIYAYDAKIEIQTLTGLFKGDKCQSLVGKPKIFIIQACRGDQHDVPVIPLDVVDHRTDAPEANVTQVDAASVHTLPAGADFLMCYSVAEGYYSHRETVNGSWYIQDLCEMLGKFGSSLEFTELLTLVNRKVSQRRVDFCKDPNAIGKKQVPCFASMLTKKLHFFPKSK
- the PLA2G12A gene encoding group XIIA secretory phospholipase A2 isoform X4 — its product is MDHKRRGTALIFNHERFFWHLMLPERRGTNADRDNLTRRFSELGFEVKCFNDLKAEELLLRIHEASTSSHMDADCFLCVFLSHGEGNHIYAYDAKIEIQTLTGLFKGDKCQSLVGKPKIFIIQACRGDQHDVPVIPLDVVDHRTDAPEANVTQVDAASVHTLPAGADFLMCYSVAEGYYSHRETVNGSWYIQDLCEMLGKFGSSLEFTELLTLVNRKVSQRRVDFCKDPNAIGKKQVPCFASMLTKKLHFFPKSK
- the PLA2G12A gene encoding group XIIA secretory phospholipase A2 isoform X1, yielding MGSVGAPPGAARMALLPQPALALVLLLFVPAALRCQEQAQTTDWRATLKTIRNGVHKIDTYLNAALDLLGGEDGLCQYKCNDELKINGSPRCWEDCLCKIGSKPFPRYGYKPSPPNGCGSPLFGVHLNIGIPSLTKCCNQHDRCYETCGKTKNDCDEEFQYCLSKICRDVQKTLGLAQHVQGEEQNVTETDAFRKSEIFDPAEKYKMDHKRRGTALIFNHERFFWHLMLPERRGTNADRDNLTRRFSELGFEVKCFNDLKAEELLLRIHEASTSSHMDADCFLCVFLSHGEGNHIYAYDAKIEIQTLTGLFKGDKCQSLVGKPKIFIIQACRGDQHDVPVIPLDVVDHRTDAPEANVTQVDAASVHTLPAGADFLMCYSVAEGYYSHRETVNGSWYIQDLCEMLGKFGSSLEFTELLTLVNRKVSQRRVDFCKDPNAIGKKQVPCFASMLTKKLHFFPKSK